Proteins found in one Nostoc sp. NIES-3756 genomic segment:
- the dapF gene encoding diaminopimelate epimerase produces the protein MAIEFTKYHGLGNDFILIDNRTAKTPKITPEQAVQWCDRHFGIGADGVIFALPGEKDTDYTMRIFNSDGSEPEMCGNGIRCLAAFLADLEGISRTKDSYRIHTLAGVITPQLTPDGQIKVDMGLPRLLAGEIPTTLAAADAKVINQPLEVEGQTWEVTCVSMGNPHCITFVEDVAAIPLESIGPKFEHHSAFPQRTNTEFIQVVSRDYLKMRVWERGAGITLACGTGACASLVAAVLTGRSDRVATVELPGGPLEIEWSEVDQRIYMTGPADRVFTGKL, from the coding sequence ATGGCAATCGAATTTACTAAGTATCATGGTCTGGGCAACGATTTTATTTTGATTGATAATCGCACTGCTAAAACGCCGAAAATCACTCCAGAACAGGCTGTGCAGTGGTGCGATCGCCACTTTGGTATCGGGGCTGATGGTGTTATTTTTGCCTTGCCTGGAGAAAAAGATACCGATTACACGATGCGGATTTTTAACTCCGATGGTTCGGAACCGGAAATGTGTGGAAATGGGATTCGCTGTTTGGCTGCGTTCTTAGCAGATTTGGAAGGTATTTCTCGCACCAAGGATAGTTACCGGATTCATACCTTGGCGGGTGTAATTACACCCCAATTAACCCCTGATGGACAAATTAAGGTAGATATGGGTTTACCTCGGTTACTGGCAGGGGAAATTCCTACAACTCTGGCGGCGGCTGATGCAAAGGTGATTAACCAACCCCTGGAAGTAGAAGGGCAAACTTGGGAAGTTACCTGTGTCAGTATGGGAAATCCCCACTGTATTACCTTTGTAGAAGATGTGGCGGCGATACCTTTAGAAAGCATCGGCCCTAAATTTGAGCATCACTCAGCGTTTCCCCAACGGACAAACACCGAATTTATTCAAGTGGTGAGTCGTGATTACTTGAAGATGCGTGTTTGGGAACGCGGTGCGGGGATTACTTTAGCTTGTGGTACTGGTGCTTGCGCTTCCTTGGTGGCGGCTGTGTTGACTGGTAGAAGCGATCGCGTCGCCACTGTAGAATTACCTGGAGGCCCCTTGGAAATTGAATGGTCAGAAGTAGACCAAAGAATTTATATGACTGGCCCTGCTGACCGAGTTTTCACTGGTAAACTGTAA
- a CDS encoding Hfq-related RNA-binding protein, translating into MAITEFDTSLPSIRQVQNLIKQAVAVEFKLLTGDVITGRVLWQDPNCVCIADENSHQFTISKPAIAYFHPKA; encoded by the coding sequence ATGGCTATAACTGAATTTGACACTTCCTTGCCTAGCATTCGGCAAGTACAAAACCTCATTAAACAAGCAGTAGCCGTAGAGTTCAAACTGCTAACAGGAGACGTAATCACAGGCAGAGTCTTATGGCAAGACCCAAACTGCGTGTGCATCGCCGACGAAAACAGCCACCAATTTACTATCAGCAAGCCTGCGATCGCTTATTTTCATCCTAAAGCATAG